In Arcanobacterium wilhelmae, the following are encoded in one genomic region:
- a CDS encoding MFS transporter, translated as MNTNSSPEPAPRLWNVDYALWFTADTGTAVGASIRAFAMPLLVVALTGSPTQAGLITGVSMAIALAASIPGGVIVDWFDRKTLIKIQALTGAGIWALASLLIAWHTMTFWILLACASLASLVNGLLSTASNAALRSIVATANFPKAQAANQGRDAAIELLSGPAGGFLYALFIWLPFSVGAGAYLTAFAAASLIRRNLNPRSPDSSERHFCRDFASGLAWIAGKRIFAALAGTLLVFNLGFSGLWNTYVFTLAAHGTAPVKIGYLSLTLGAALLLGTLIAGKFVGALRTGPPTIAAMSFFAIAGIPSFFSPTLPVMIGTAIAIGLVLPLINASMNGFVAAIVPVELQGRVLSALGILSSGLGALAPIIAGALVEHVHPSVAVAFCAACMLCGAGIAASRALIRHIPTPDKWEEYVHASLR; from the coding sequence ATGAACACAAACTCCAGCCCCGAGCCAGCCCCGAGGCTCTGGAACGTCGATTACGCACTCTGGTTCACTGCCGACACGGGCACCGCCGTCGGCGCTTCGATCCGTGCCTTTGCAATGCCACTCCTCGTCGTCGCACTCACCGGCTCCCCTACGCAAGCCGGGCTGATCACCGGTGTCTCGATGGCGATCGCCCTCGCAGCATCCATCCCGGGCGGAGTGATCGTGGACTGGTTCGACCGAAAAACCCTCATCAAAATCCAGGCACTCACCGGTGCCGGAATCTGGGCTCTCGCAAGCCTGCTGATCGCGTGGCACACAATGACGTTCTGGATCTTGCTCGCGTGCGCCTCGCTCGCCTCGCTGGTGAACGGGCTGCTGAGTACGGCAAGCAACGCCGCCTTACGTTCAATCGTCGCCACAGCAAACTTCCCCAAGGCGCAAGCCGCGAACCAGGGCCGCGATGCCGCAATCGAACTCCTCTCTGGGCCGGCCGGTGGCTTCCTCTACGCGCTGTTCATCTGGCTCCCATTCAGCGTTGGCGCGGGCGCATACCTCACCGCCTTCGCCGCCGCGTCACTGATCCGGCGCAACCTCAACCCGCGCTCGCCCGATTCTAGCGAGCGCCATTTCTGCCGTGATTTCGCGAGTGGCCTGGCATGGATAGCGGGCAAACGAATTTTCGCAGCCCTCGCCGGCACCTTGCTCGTTTTCAACCTAGGTTTTAGCGGACTGTGGAACACGTACGTCTTCACTCTCGCAGCGCACGGAACCGCCCCAGTGAAGATCGGCTACCTCTCACTCACGCTCGGCGCCGCACTCCTACTCGGCACACTGATTGCCGGGAAGTTTGTTGGGGCACTGAGGACCGGGCCGCCAACCATCGCGGCCATGTCATTCTTCGCGATCGCAGGAATCCCCTCGTTTTTCTCACCAACGTTGCCGGTGATGATTGGCACTGCGATTGCGATCGGCCTCGTTCTGCCGCTGATCAACGCGTCGATGAACGGCTTTGTTGCCGCGATTGTCCCGGTAGAGTTGCAGGGGCGAGTGCTCTCAGCGCTCGGTATTCTCAGCTCCGGGCTGGGCGCGCTCGCACCGATCATCGCGGGAGCGCTTGTGGAGCACGTCCACCCCTCCGTCGCGGTCGCGTTCTGCGCGGCTTGCATGCTGTGCGGCGCCGGGATCGCCGCAAGCCGCGCGCTGATCCGCCACATCCCGACGCCCGACAAATGGGAGGAATATGTCCATGCCTCGCTCCGCTAA
- a CDS encoding DUF5692 family protein, producing the protein MEPTYPTLFFFEVGQWWDYAMLAVVIAALATAAWLAIRSKWMAIASFIVIPVLLTMFWWPWSTAGTSSAGWFPIVKQYSALLGSLSLVALQYFPKLRTKAWYLCIPPLILSVNILEAVIRDFQCYFIHGVDPENNMLTWGGPWNIMNGIAGILNLLMISGWVGIYVAKGKNKQIIWGDLTIPWIIAYDLWNVAYVYNCLADRAWYSGVALLAACTIPALMRGGRGAWIQYRAYTLTFWSGVVLTFPHFMHDSAFAHRSAHNPQAMFIVSLLALLVNVAVFAWHAYRVVTKRRNPLTQEVYADTPESMRIAAEFADADVLARRDARLANRG; encoded by the coding sequence ATGGAGCCAACCTATCCCACCCTCTTTTTCTTTGAAGTGGGGCAGTGGTGGGACTATGCAATGCTCGCGGTGGTGATCGCCGCGCTCGCGACCGCCGCGTGGCTCGCGATCCGCAGTAAGTGGATGGCGATCGCGTCGTTCATCGTGATTCCGGTGTTGCTCACGATGTTCTGGTGGCCGTGGTCGACGGCCGGCACAAGTTCCGCCGGCTGGTTCCCGATCGTCAAACAGTACTCGGCGCTTCTGGGCTCACTTTCGCTCGTGGCGCTCCAGTATTTTCCGAAGCTGCGCACTAAAGCGTGGTACTTGTGCATTCCGCCGCTGATTCTGTCCGTCAACATCCTTGAAGCCGTGATCCGTGATTTTCAGTGCTACTTTATTCACGGCGTGGACCCCGAGAACAATATGCTCACATGGGGCGGCCCGTGGAACATCATGAACGGTATTGCTGGAATTTTGAACCTGCTGATGATCTCCGGCTGGGTCGGGATCTATGTCGCAAAGGGGAAGAACAAGCAGATTATCTGGGGTGATCTGACGATCCCGTGGATCATCGCCTACGACCTGTGGAACGTTGCCTACGTGTACAACTGCCTGGCAGACCGCGCATGGTATTCGGGCGTGGCACTGCTCGCGGCATGCACGATCCCGGCGTTGATGCGCGGCGGGCGCGGCGCATGGATCCAGTATCGTGCATACACGCTCACGTTCTGGTCGGGTGTGGTGCTCACGTTCCCGCATTTCATGCACGATTCCGCGTTCGCACACCGCTCCGCGCACAACCCGCAGGCGATGTTCATTGTGTCGCTGTTGGCGTTGCTGGTGAATGTAGCGGTTTTCGCGTGGCATGCGTACCGAGTTGTTACGAAGCGGCGCAACCCGTTGACCCAAGAGGTCTACGCGGATACGCCCGAGAGCATGCGAATCGCGGCCGAGTTTGCCGACGCCGATGTGCTGGCTCGTCGCGACGCGCGGCTGGCGAACCGGGGCTAG
- a CDS encoding type II toxin-antitoxin system PemK/MazF family toxin, with amino-acid sequence MREIRLAKLDKTRPVLILTREIALPAMRKVTVAPITSTIRGLTSEVRVGQRNGLDHECVVALDNITTIPQTLLGKRIGYFFDEQESELSLGLSLAFDLPF; translated from the coding sequence ATGCGTGAGATCCGTTTAGCGAAATTAGACAAAACTCGCCCAGTCCTTATCTTGACCCGTGAAATAGCGCTTCCTGCAATGCGGAAAGTGACCGTTGCGCCGATTACCTCAACAATTCGTGGGTTAACCAGCGAAGTACGAGTGGGCCAACGCAACGGTCTTGATCACGAGTGTGTAGTGGCTTTAGACAACATCACCACGATCCCTCAGACTCTGCTCGGAAAAAGAATCGGCTATTTCTTCGATGAACAGGAAAGTGAATTATCCTTGGGGCTAAGTCTCGCTTTCGATTTACCTTTCTAG
- a CDS encoding ArsR/SmtB family transcription factor: MPRSAKTRADALLHPLRVKILAQLALGGQLRTSDIAGAIGEAANKISYHIAKLEEAGAVVRVARSGDQRETWWQIPDGGVAIHDDEVSREQLPTLAAMAGAYKQEMLVKSLNFTFGREDMPAFQGDRLIGLSEDSARKAATILSTAFKKIAKLADENALTNSPTDVVYFLNAELLPIQPAE, translated from the coding sequence ATGCCTCGCTCCGCTAAAACCCGCGCCGACGCGCTCCTCCACCCACTGCGCGTAAAAATTCTTGCGCAACTCGCGCTCGGAGGGCAGCTCCGAACGTCCGACATCGCGGGCGCGATTGGCGAGGCAGCGAACAAAATTTCGTACCACATCGCAAAACTGGAGGAGGCGGGGGCCGTTGTGCGCGTGGCGCGCAGCGGCGACCAGCGCGAAACCTGGTGGCAAATTCCCGACGGCGGAGTTGCGATTCACGACGACGAGGTCAGCCGCGAGCAACTCCCCACGCTCGCCGCAATGGCCGGCGCCTACAAGCAGGAGATGCTCGTGAAATCGCTGAACTTCACGTTCGGACGCGAGGACATGCCAGCGTTCCAAGGCGACAGGCTTATCGGCTTGAGCGAGGACAGCGCACGCAAAGCAGCCACGATTCTTTCCACAGCTTTCAAGAAGATCGCGAAGCTCGCCGACGAGAATGCGCTGACCAACTCCCCCACCGACGTCGTCTACTTCCTCAACGCGGAGCTACTCCCCATCCAGCCGGCGGAGTAA
- a CDS encoding L-lactate dehydrogenase yields the protein MSAKKDTPSTTDKNTNSPHATAAQEGVTTPVPEQVQKNVERVKAAVAKNRAHQNSKIILIGDGAVGSSYAYALTIEGIGRELGIIDLNKKKAIGDVMDLSDALSYTSPKKIFAADYEDCADAGLIVICGGAPQKPGETRLQLVDKNLRIFHDIISSVMATGFDGMILVASNPVDILTYAAWRFSGLPSSRVFGSGTALDSARLRKEIGELFNVDARSVHAYIMGEHGDSEFPVWSNANIGGMALSGWIMRDPSVNSKALVDIFDKVVNAAYKIIDAKGATFYGIGVALAQITKAIVRDENSVHAISAYLDGEFGVHDIYTGTPAVIGAEGVSTVIPIQLDMVETEHLESSVKVLRDIIDESFAKFEKDMGIKVPAGVIG from the coding sequence ATGAGCGCGAAGAAAGACACACCAAGCACTACGGACAAGAACACCAACTCACCACACGCCACTGCCGCCCAGGAAGGCGTAACGACGCCGGTGCCGGAACAGGTCCAAAAGAACGTTGAGCGAGTCAAGGCAGCCGTTGCGAAGAATCGCGCGCACCAGAACTCGAAGATTATCTTGATCGGCGACGGCGCGGTGGGCTCCTCCTACGCGTACGCCCTCACGATCGAGGGGATTGGCCGCGAGCTCGGCATCATCGACCTCAATAAGAAGAAGGCAATTGGCGACGTGATGGACCTGTCCGACGCCCTGTCCTATACCTCGCCGAAGAAGATTTTTGCGGCGGATTACGAGGATTGTGCCGACGCCGGCCTGATCGTGATTTGTGGTGGCGCTCCGCAAAAGCCGGGGGAGACCCGCCTTCAGCTCGTGGATAAGAACCTGCGCATTTTCCATGACATTATCTCTTCGGTGATGGCAACTGGCTTCGACGGCATGATCCTCGTGGCCTCGAACCCGGTGGATATCCTCACATACGCGGCCTGGCGCTTCTCGGGCCTGCCCTCGAGCCGCGTGTTTGGTTCGGGTACAGCGCTCGATTCGGCGCGTCTACGCAAGGAGATTGGCGAGCTGTTCAACGTGGACGCCCGCTCGGTGCACGCCTACATTATGGGCGAGCATGGCGATAGCGAGTTCCCGGTGTGGTCGAACGCGAATATCGGCGGTATGGCCCTCTCGGGCTGGATTATGCGCGATCCGAGCGTGAACTCGAAGGCGCTGGTGGACATCTTCGACAAGGTGGTCAACGCTGCCTACAAGATCATCGATGCGAAGGGTGCCACCTTCTATGGCATCGGCGTGGCTCTCGCGCAGATCACAAAGGCGATCGTTCGCGATGAGAACTCGGTTCATGCGATTTCTGCATACCTGGACGGCGAGTTCGGGGTACACGACATCTACACGGGAACTCCGGCCGTGATCGGAGCCGAGGGCGTGAGCACGGTGATTCCGATCCAGCTCGATATGGTGGAAACCGAGCACTTGGAGAGCTCGGTGAAGGTGCTTCGCGACATCATCGACGAGTCCTTCGCCAAGTTCGAGAAGGACATGGGTATCAAGGTTCCTGCGGGCGTCATCGGCTGA
- a CDS encoding DUF4300 family protein, producing MKKLLATGLCLALAACSAPTSSPAPTSSPTAESTSASAQVAVIDVGEPGTFTNLGSEESLGKVTAALAGAGLPQADVDTFAEQVRSLTAVAPKGSLIASPTPLANAKADDGTVSAATGAQQRLTNCRITVFTLAHSLIGAGKPAGADASQLFIDHEQIAVAPKLFASEQPTFDVLYGRVPTTKNKDEAKRIADVEKYFADHTITFASGKASVISVFIHDTLDAQAYSFIGHTGVLVDAGSGLLFVEKLAFDQPYRAITFASRADLAKYLRGMYDDGPNVDYGSPLIFENGKPLAG from the coding sequence ATGAAGAAACTTCTTGCCACCGGCTTGTGCCTGGCTCTCGCTGCCTGTTCTGCCCCGACGTCGTCGCCCGCCCCGACGTCGTCGCCCACTGCCGAGAGCACGTCCGCAAGTGCGCAAGTAGCAGTGATCGACGTCGGCGAGCCGGGGACGTTCACGAATCTCGGTAGCGAGGAGTCGCTTGGGAAAGTGACGGCCGCGCTTGCGGGCGCTGGGCTACCGCAAGCCGACGTCGACACGTTTGCCGAGCAAGTACGCTCGCTGACCGCCGTCGCCCCGAAAGGTTCGCTCATCGCTTCGCCAACCCCGCTGGCGAACGCTAAAGCCGACGACGGCACGGTCTCTGCCGCGACCGGCGCGCAACAGCGCCTCACGAACTGCCGAATCACGGTGTTCACGCTCGCACACTCGCTCATTGGCGCAGGCAAACCTGCGGGAGCGGACGCATCGCAGCTCTTTATCGACCACGAGCAGATCGCCGTCGCGCCGAAACTTTTTGCCAGCGAGCAGCCAACTTTCGATGTTCTCTACGGGCGCGTCCCGACGACGAAAAACAAAGACGAAGCGAAGCGGATCGCCGACGTCGAAAAGTACTTTGCTGACCACACAATCACGTTCGCCAGCGGGAAGGCGTCCGTGATTTCGGTGTTCATCCACGACACGCTCGACGCGCAGGCGTACTCGTTTATCGGGCACACGGGCGTTCTCGTTGACGCGGGAAGCGGACTGCTGTTCGTTGAGAAGCTGGCGTTCGACCAGCCCTACCGTGCGATCACGTTCGCCTCGCGCGCCGACCTCGCAAAGTATTTGCGCGGCATGTACGACGATGGGCCGAACGTGGACTACGGCTCACCACTCATCTTCGAAAACGGAAAGCCGCTGGCGGGGTAA
- a CDS encoding ADP-ribosylglycohydrolase family protein — protein MIGAIIGDVVGSTREFDPVHGRDFALFPDGSDFTDDSLMTIAQGMAFTDFLGLEESARTDHRLTDLLIARMKEIGRRFPTPMGSYGERFELWLRLTNTSPYLSWGNGSAMRVSAAGELAASLDQALHFAELSAAVTHTTIRKESKAHRQLPQRFIWHAPVNR, from the coding sequence GTGATCGGTGCGATAATTGGCGACGTCGTCGGCTCGACCCGTGAGTTCGATCCAGTTCACGGGCGGGATTTTGCCCTGTTTCCTGACGGGTCGGATTTCACTGATGATTCGCTCATGACGATCGCGCAGGGAATGGCATTTACGGATTTTCTTGGGTTGGAGGAGAGCGCGCGCACAGATCACCGCCTCACGGATTTGCTGATTGCCCGAATGAAAGAAATCGGACGTCGCTTCCCTACTCCGATGGGGTCGTACGGGGAGAGATTCGAATTGTGGTTACGCCTGACGAACACGTCGCCATATCTCTCGTGGGGCAACGGGAGCGCGATGCGAGTGAGTGCCGCCGGCGAGCTTGCGGCAAGCCTCGATCAAGCTCTTCACTTCGCCGAGCTGAGCGCCGCCGTCACACACACAACCATCCGGAAGGAATCAAAGGCGCACAGGCAGTTGCCGCAGCGATTTATCTGGCACGCGCCGGTGAACCGATAG
- a CDS encoding ribbon-helix-helix domain-containing protein, whose protein sequence is MTVQIAVRIPDELAEFIDAEVHKGGARNRTDFVTSAIERDMRRRLAMRDAQILREQGAEDDLDSLVAWSAGRSSSVFSDLD, encoded by the coding sequence ATGACAGTCCAAATTGCAGTTCGTATCCCTGATGAGTTAGCGGAGTTTATTGACGCAGAGGTGCATAAAGGTGGCGCACGCAATCGCACTGATTTTGTTACGAGTGCGATTGAGCGTGATATGCGCCGTCGATTGGCCATGCGTGATGCTCAAATTTTGCGTGAGCAGGGGGCAGAGGATGATCTCGACTCCCTAGTTGCGTGGTCAGCGGGGCGGAGCAGTTCGGTCTTTTCTGACTTGGATTGA
- a CDS encoding pirin family protein — protein sequence MENRAAVEIITSRDVPLGGPRAMTVKRTLPQRQRSLIGAWCFCDHYGPDDVSVTGGMDVAPHPHMGLQTVSWLFEGQIMHNDAAGYHAVVRPGEANFMTAGHGISHSETSTQSTTRLHGVQLWVALPDSVRDGERRFENYVPEPVTFDGGQVLVFMGELLGSTSPITCFTPLVGAEIRLDAGARLTLDVAESFEHGLLLDAGDVLLEGVPVERTQLAYTGVGETLLTIENTGQTEARMLLIGGEPFEESLVMWWNFVGRTHEEIERAREEWQTHSGRFGTVEGYIGHHQDGPSWLPAPKMPHTPIRPRINPAPVARPEMRID from the coding sequence ATGGAGAATCGAGCCGCAGTAGAAATCATCACCTCCCGCGACGTCCCGCTCGGCGGGCCTCGCGCCATGACGGTCAAGCGCACGCTCCCGCAGCGCCAGCGCTCGCTGATCGGCGCCTGGTGTTTTTGCGACCACTACGGGCCCGACGACGTTTCCGTCACCGGCGGAATGGACGTTGCCCCGCATCCGCACATGGGCCTGCAAACCGTTTCGTGGCTTTTCGAAGGTCAGATCATGCACAACGACGCAGCCGGCTACCACGCCGTCGTGCGCCCGGGCGAAGCCAACTTCATGACCGCCGGCCACGGCATCTCCCACTCCGAAACCTCCACGCAATCCACCACCCGCCTCCACGGCGTGCAACTGTGGGTGGCACTACCCGATTCGGTTCGCGACGGCGAGCGTCGCTTCGAAAACTACGTCCCCGAACCGGTTACCTTCGACGGCGGGCAGGTCCTCGTCTTTATGGGTGAACTCCTCGGTTCGACCTCGCCGATCACCTGCTTCACACCGCTCGTCGGCGCGGAGATTCGGCTCGACGCCGGTGCGCGCCTCACGCTGGACGTTGCCGAAAGCTTCGAACACGGCCTCCTGCTCGACGCCGGCGACGTGCTGCTCGAAGGGGTGCCGGTAGAGCGGACGCAACTGGCCTACACCGGCGTCGGCGAAACCTTGCTGACCATCGAAAACACTGGCCAAACCGAGGCTCGCATGCTCCTCATCGGTGGGGAACCGTTCGAGGAATCGCTCGTGATGTGGTGGAACTTCGTGGGCCGCACGCACGAGGAAATCGAGCGGGCGCGTGAGGAATGGCAAACCCACTCGGGCCGATTCGGAACCGTCGAAGGCTACATTGGCCACCACCAAGACGGCCCGAGTTGGCTACCCGCGCCCAAAATGCCACACACGCCGATCCGGCCGCGCATCAACCCCGCACCCGTCGCGCGCCCTGAAATGCGAATCGACTAA
- a CDS encoding ADP-ribosylglycohydrolase family protein, whose translation MKGAQAVAAAIYLARAGEPIAAIADYMRKAFYPLKRSLAEIQPTYQFDSSCQGTVPESIQAFIESMSFEEAIRNAIWLGGDADTMGAITGSIAWAYYAKNGSVDEQMRTMAMATLSFLPDDLRGFVTSYENRLAKR comes from the coding sequence ATCAAAGGCGCACAGGCAGTTGCCGCAGCGATTTATCTGGCACGCGCCGGTGAACCGATAGCCGCGATTGCGGACTATATGCGGAAGGCTTTCTACCCGCTGAAGCGTAGCCTTGCAGAAATCCAGCCAACGTATCAGTTCGATTCCTCGTGCCAAGGCACGGTCCCAGAATCGATTCAAGCGTTTATCGAGTCGATGAGCTTTGAAGAAGCGATTCGCAACGCTATCTGGCTCGGTGGCGACGCCGACACGATGGGCGCGATTACCGGCTCGATCGCGTGGGCGTATTACGCGAAGAACGGTAGTGTGGATGAGCAGATGCGCACGATGGCGATGGCTACTCTTTCCTTCCTGCCCGACGACCTGAGGGGTTTCGTCACAAGCTACGAAAACCGTCTGGCAAAGAGATAA
- a CDS encoding EamA family transporter: MSTENPTPTSGMQGAPEPHIAHGTPAKPVVQPAEPPRLPRHERNFVALFAPAIVISSAIMQYVGASIAVQLFAAATVGAVAWGRFSIAGIVLAAIRRPKIPWCHPRQAWLTLRAPAAFGLALTTMNVVFYYAISLIHLGTAVALEFLGPVVLAALTGRSIRERVGIGFALAGVFLISWVGVDLSAPGQLLGVLLALFAGLFWALYIWTGRKVSTGASGPDALAIGFCAGALAYLPLAIIGFGPILTDYRLLAMMIGVAVLSSLLPFLLDVLLFKHIPTSTYSLISSLFPATSMLVGVALLGQIPTPGELVGLGCITVAVALARG, encoded by the coding sequence GTGAGTACCGAAAACCCCACCCCGACGTCGGGCATGCAAGGCGCGCCCGAACCACACATTGCGCACGGCACACCAGCCAAGCCCGTGGTGCAGCCAGCCGAGCCACCGCGGCTCCCCCGCCACGAGCGCAACTTCGTGGCGCTGTTTGCTCCCGCGATCGTGATCAGTTCGGCGATCATGCAATACGTGGGCGCATCGATCGCCGTGCAGCTCTTCGCGGCGGCGACCGTGGGCGCGGTGGCATGGGGGCGTTTCTCCATCGCAGGGATCGTTTTAGCCGCGATCCGCCGGCCAAAAATCCCCTGGTGCCACCCACGCCAAGCGTGGCTCACGCTCCGCGCGCCGGCCGCGTTCGGCCTGGCGCTGACCACCATGAACGTGGTGTTTTACTATGCGATCTCACTGATCCACCTGGGCACGGCGGTGGCCCTCGAGTTCCTCGGGCCGGTGGTGCTCGCCGCACTCACCGGCAGAAGTATCCGCGAGCGCGTCGGCATTGGTTTTGCGCTCGCTGGCGTGTTCCTGATCTCGTGGGTAGGTGTGGATTTGAGCGCGCCGGGTCAGCTCCTCGGTGTTCTACTTGCGCTGTTCGCCGGCCTGTTCTGGGCGCTCTACATTTGGACTGGGCGCAAGGTGAGCACGGGCGCAAGCGGGCCCGACGCCCTCGCGATCGGCTTTTGCGCCGGCGCTCTCGCCTACCTTCCGCTCGCGATCATAGGCTTCGGCCCGATCCTCACGGATTACCGCCTGCTCGCGATGATGATCGGCGTGGCTGTTCTCTCCTCGCTCCTGCCGTTCTTGTTGGATGTTTTGCTCTTCAAACACATTCCCACGTCCACCTATTCGCTGATCAGCTCGCTGTTTCCAGCGACGTCGATGCTCGTTGGGGTTGCGTTGCTGGGCCAGATCCCGACGCCGGGCGAGCTTGTTGGCTTGGGTTGCATCACGGTGGCGGTGGCCCTCGCTCGCGGCTGA
- a CDS encoding DUF2871 family protein — translation MKKIWIAACVYAALGLFAGLLYRTLTHSMDVIPKTQLATLHTHLLSLGMIVMLVVLALDAVFHISNTRAFKGFFHGYNTGLALTAGVMLWQGIVQLGGHKAGAAAAGIAGLGHIAITVGIVFLLVSLAGPVRELAASRES, via the coding sequence ATGAAGAAGATCTGGATTGCCGCATGCGTGTATGCTGCGCTCGGCCTGTTTGCGGGCCTGCTGTACCGCACACTCACGCATTCGATGGACGTGATCCCCAAAACCCAGCTGGCCACCCTCCACACCCACTTGCTTTCCCTCGGCATGATCGTGATGCTCGTGGTTCTCGCGCTCGACGCCGTCTTCCATATCTCAAATACGCGCGCATTCAAAGGCTTCTTCCACGGCTACAACACCGGCCTGGCGCTCACCGCCGGCGTGATGCTCTGGCAGGGGATCGTGCAGCTCGGCGGTCACAAGGCGGGAGCCGCGGCCGCAGGCATCGCTGGCCTGGGGCACATCGCGATCACCGTTGGCATCGTCTTCTTGCTGGTCAGCCTGGCGGGCCCGGTGCGCGAACTCGCTGCCTCGCGCGAAAGCTGA
- the argH gene encoding argininosuccinate lyase: MAKMMWDGRFQKATAADVAKMNSSLGFDQRMYAADIAGSIAHATMLAAVGVLTDTERDAIVGGLRGIQADIESGTLAFDNGAEDIHMFVEEELTARIGEPGKKLHTARSRNDQVATDLRLWMRGELATLTAMIGELTTTVIAVAEAHTSTVMPGYTHLQRAQPITFGHHLMAYAHMFVRDLARLADAGARANVSPLGAAALATTTYPIDRAMSAELLGFDAVMGNSIDAVADRDYVVEVAAALSLFMMHLSRLSEEVILWSSAEFAFVEIDDAYATGSSIMPQKKNPDVAELTRGKTSRVFGHLLGLLTMMKNLPLAYNKDLQEDKEAIFDVVDTVRLVVPAFTGMIAMLDVREERMREAAAGGFTNATDLADYLVTKGVPFREAHAHSGALVHYCIEHGTVLEDLPLEVFQAESDVIEDDVYGFLDIDACVARRNIPGGPAPAAVVADIAAVRSELATLRISAGAQ, translated from the coding sequence ATGGCGAAAATGATGTGGGACGGGCGGTTCCAAAAGGCGACTGCCGCCGATGTGGCGAAGATGAACTCCTCGCTCGGCTTCGACCAGCGCATGTACGCCGCGGATATCGCCGGCTCGATCGCGCACGCCACCATGCTGGCAGCAGTCGGCGTGCTGACGGATACCGAGCGCGACGCGATCGTTGGCGGGCTGCGCGGCATCCAGGCTGATATCGAATCGGGCACGCTCGCTTTCGATAACGGTGCGGAAGACATCCATATGTTTGTCGAAGAGGAGCTCACGGCGCGCATTGGCGAGCCCGGAAAGAAACTCCATACCGCCCGGTCCCGTAACGATCAGGTGGCCACCGATCTACGACTGTGGATGCGTGGCGAGTTAGCAACGCTCACGGCAATGATTGGCGAGCTCACCACCACGGTGATTGCTGTAGCCGAGGCCCACACCTCCACCGTGATGCCCGGCTACACGCACCTCCAGCGAGCCCAGCCCATCACGTTCGGTCACCACCTCATGGCCTACGCACACATGTTTGTGCGCGATCTGGCGCGGCTTGCCGACGCCGGGGCGCGGGCGAACGTCTCCCCGCTCGGCGCGGCCGCGCTCGCTACGACCACCTATCCGATCGACCGCGCAATGAGCGCCGAGTTGCTCGGCTTCGATGCGGTGATGGGGAACTCGATCGACGCCGTCGCGGACCGCGACTACGTTGTGGAAGTTGCGGCGGCGCTCTCGCTGTTCATGATGCACCTCTCGCGCCTGAGCGAAGAGGTGATCCTGTGGAGCTCGGCCGAGTTCGCATTCGTCGAGATCGACGATGCCTACGCCACCGGATCCTCGATCATGCCACAGAAAAAGAACCCCGATGTGGCCGAACTGACCCGTGGGAAAACCTCTCGCGTCTTCGGGCACCTCCTCGGGTTGCTCACGATGATGAAGAACCTCCCCCTCGCCTATAACAAAGACTTGCAGGAGGATAAGGAGGCGATTTTCGACGTTGTGGATACAGTGCGGCTCGTGGTTCCGGCGTTCACCGGCATGATCGCCATGCTGGACGTGCGCGAGGAGCGGATGCGCGAGGCCGCCGCCGGCGGCTTTACGAACGCCACCGACCTTGCTGACTACCTGGTGACGAAGGGAGTGCCGTTCCGCGAGGCTCACGCACACTCCGGGGCGCTCGTCCACTACTGCATCGAACACGGCACGGTTCTCGAAGATCTCCCGCTTGAAGTTTTCCAGGCCGAGTCAGACGTGATCGAGGATGACGTGTACGGCTTCCTCGACATTGACGCATGCGTGGCACGCCGAAACATCCCCGGAGGCCCCGCGCCTGCGGCCGTGGTGGCAGATATCGCGGCGGTGCGTTCAGAACTCGCCACTCTCAGGATCTCGGCGGGTGCGCAGTGA